A portion of the Paenibacillus hamazuiensis genome contains these proteins:
- a CDS encoding HelD family protein — protein MLNRTETEERQYLNAVLAKLQRALDELERQVSSSYREVIEAKKYVWQNMSQLDPAERAANRVDISLAIDSGNRAIAQRTKIQKLLQSPYFGRVDFAPGDKAKTEQFYIGIHSFADDNDADLIYDWRSPVSSMFYDFEAGKAFYEAPMGTVEGEIKLKRQYKIKNGEMEYMLESSMNISDDVLQKELSQTTDEKMKNIVATIQKEQNVIIRNETSSELIIQGVAGSGKTSIALHRVAFLLYRNKETLTSRNVLIISPNKVFSDYISGVLPELGEEKIMEVGFEELAARELAGICKFQTFYEQVAELIEQGDDRFAERIGYKATVRFTDELEAYLQYADEHFFEAKDFELNGTVFSRGDILNGYNSLKRLPAAQRWDKLAASLAAGRRDKEGNKLNNSSVKKIKTAVKKMYRFQDALSLYKHFYEHIGKPELFQWKGPKTLEYADVFPLVYVKFYYEGAAAYDQVKHLLVDEMQDYTPVQYAVLAKWFPCKKTILGDSGQSVNPYSSSSLTIIKKVFPHADTIELCRSYRSTVEITNFAQSIKKNDKLIPIERHGEPPVIARCGGRAGELAEISRLVGLVATSGYQSLGIICKTQKEAERVYAEMNQLYPDIDLLDFHSEQFRSGIIVACAHLAKGLEFDQVIVPFADQANYRTELDRSLLYIACTRATHKLNVTYSGEPSSFLGNDADSSK, from the coding sequence ATGCTTAATCGAACGGAAACCGAAGAAAGACAATATTTGAACGCCGTGCTCGCAAAACTTCAGCGTGCGCTGGATGAGCTGGAGCGGCAAGTATCTTCGTCATACAGGGAAGTGATCGAAGCAAAAAAATACGTATGGCAGAACATGAGCCAACTGGACCCGGCCGAAAGGGCCGCAAACCGGGTGGACATTTCGCTGGCGATCGACTCCGGAAACAGAGCGATAGCCCAGCGGACGAAAATTCAAAAGCTGCTGCAATCCCCATACTTCGGTCGCGTGGACTTTGCACCGGGGGATAAAGCGAAAACGGAACAGTTTTACATCGGCATTCATTCTTTTGCAGATGATAACGACGCCGATCTGATCTACGATTGGCGCTCTCCCGTGTCCAGCATGTTTTACGATTTCGAGGCGGGAAAAGCTTTTTACGAGGCGCCGATGGGAACGGTGGAAGGCGAAATCAAGCTGAAGCGGCAGTACAAAATCAAAAACGGCGAAATGGAGTATATGCTGGAAAGCTCCATGAACATCAGCGACGATGTGCTGCAAAAGGAACTTAGCCAGACGACGGACGAAAAAATGAAAAACATCGTCGCCACGATTCAAAAGGAGCAAAACGTCATCATTCGCAACGAAACATCGTCCGAGCTGATCATCCAGGGAGTCGCCGGTTCCGGAAAAACGTCGATCGCCCTGCACCGGGTAGCCTTTTTGCTGTACCGGAACAAAGAAACGCTGACCTCGCGGAACGTGCTGATCATTTCGCCGAACAAGGTGTTTTCCGATTATATCTCGGGAGTGCTGCCGGAGCTGGGCGAGGAAAAAATCATGGAAGTCGGTTTCGAGGAGCTGGCCGCTCGCGAGCTTGCGGGCATTTGCAAGTTCCAAACGTTTTACGAGCAGGTCGCGGAGCTGATCGAGCAAGGAGACGACCGCTTCGCCGAGCGCATCGGCTATAAAGCGACCGTCCGTTTCACGGATGAGCTGGAAGCTTATCTGCAATACGCGGATGAACATTTTTTCGAGGCGAAGGACTTTGAATTAAACGGCACCGTTTTTTCCCGGGGTGACATATTGAACGGCTACAATTCCTTGAAAAGATTGCCCGCAGCGCAGCGGTGGGACAAGCTGGCAGCGTCGCTTGCCGCCGGCCGCAGAGACAAGGAAGGAAATAAGCTGAATAACTCGTCGGTCAAAAAAATAAAAACGGCCGTCAAAAAAATGTACAGGTTCCAGGACGCTCTCTCATTATACAAGCACTTTTACGAACATATCGGCAAGCCGGAGCTGTTCCAATGGAAAGGGCCGAAAACGCTGGAATATGCGGATGTGTTCCCGCTCGTATACGTGAAGTTTTATTACGAAGGCGCCGCCGCCTACGATCAGGTCAAACATCTGCTGGTCGACGAAATGCAAGACTATACGCCCGTCCAATATGCGGTTTTGGCCAAATGGTTCCCCTGCAAGAAAACGATATTAGGCGACAGCGGCCAATCGGTAAACCCGTATTCCTCTTCCTCGCTGACGATCATCAAGAAAGTTTTTCCCCATGCGGACACGATCGAGCTGTGCAGAAGCTACCGTTCCACCGTCGAGATCACGAATTTTGCCCAAAGCATCAAGAAAAACGACAAGCTCATCCCGATCGAGCGGCACGGAGAACCTCCGGTTATTGCGAGATGCGGCGGCAGAGCGGGCGAACTTGCGGAAATCAGCAGGCTGGTCGGCCTTGTCGCGACGTCGGGGTACCAGTCCCTCGGCATCATTTGCAAAACGCAGAAGGAAGCGGAGCGGGTATACGCGGAAATGAACCAGCTCTATCCGGATATAGATTTGCTTGATTTCCACAGCGAGCAGTTCCGCAGCGGCATTATCGTCGCTTGCGCGCATTTGGCGAAAGGGCTTGAGTTTGACCAGGTCATCGTGCCGTTTGCCGATCAAGCGAA